One part of the Candidatus Omnitrophota bacterium genome encodes these proteins:
- a CDS encoding ATP-binding protein, with the protein MTNLINIIQSPYYYFNISSLIPFVFFSIAFFFSLFILGLGARLSFHRSIFYFYVSSALWFLGFALGLSAWVDTVTFFWGRVIFLSMILVPTTLLHLSIVVTNHYRRKRYFLWMAYFGVILLLIKSLRDPFFNGIVEYSWGFSPKAQEPQWLFLVFSFSCFTYALFNILHHYLEFLKLPRRRQSDLPYQRKLELVMVAFVLTTLSNITILNNYGISIYPLGPICLFLAIVVMSYALVKYHNAAFLLELRALGTKVRLKGAEAEAAKEEAENIKLKLADVGKAAIFSSLSAGILHQICQPITAMHGLVKFMRSNTDEKDPRYKTIDLILEQSTYIKEMLNDLMDLMRHKEVKKENVNVNDCMDRALRLVRDELRIKRVNWDFEREENLPKVHADAVHLQETFMNIIINALEAMGDLPRGEKRYIKMISGFDSSANEVFVIFENTGSTLTDDQMKYVFEPFVSNREKGTGIGLALCRDLIADHGGIISVENMEGKQKGVRFYLRFPVSSS; encoded by the coding sequence TTCTTCAGCATTGCATTCTTCTTTTCTCTTTTTATTTTGGGGTTGGGCGCACGCCTTAGTTTTCATCGTTCTATTTTTTATTTTTATGTGAGCTCTGCCCTTTGGTTTTTGGGTTTTGCTCTTGGTTTAAGTGCTTGGGTCGATACAGTAACTTTTTTCTGGGGACGCGTTATCTTTTTGAGCATGATTTTGGTTCCAACGACGTTGTTGCATCTTTCTATTGTGGTGACCAATCACTACAGGAGAAAGAGATATTTTCTTTGGATGGCATATTTTGGTGTTATTTTGCTTTTGATTAAGTCTTTGAGGGATCCATTCTTTAATGGTATTGTTGAATATTCCTGGGGTTTTTCTCCAAAAGCCCAAGAGCCGCAGTGGTTGTTTCTTGTTTTTAGCTTTTCTTGTTTTACTTATGCGCTTTTTAATATTTTGCATCATTATCTTGAGTTTCTCAAGCTTCCTCGGAGACGACAATCGGATCTTCCGTATCAACGAAAATTAGAACTTGTGATGGTAGCCTTTGTTTTGACAACGCTAAGCAATATTACCATACTCAATAATTATGGTATTAGCATTTATCCTTTAGGCCCGATATGCTTGTTTCTTGCGATTGTTGTTATGTCGTATGCTCTTGTAAAATATCATAATGCTGCGTTTTTGCTTGAGCTTCGGGCTTTGGGTACAAAAGTGCGCTTGAAAGGGGCAGAGGCCGAGGCCGCTAAAGAAGAAGCTGAAAATATAAAGCTTAAATTGGCGGATGTTGGTAAGGCTGCTATTTTTTCTTCTCTTTCTGCAGGTATTTTGCATCAGATTTGTCAGCCGATTACAGCTATGCATGGACTTGTAAAGTTTATGCGGAGCAACACGGATGAAAAAGATCCACGCTATAAGACCATTGATCTTATTCTTGAACAATCGACATATATCAAGGAGATGCTTAATGATTTGATGGATTTGATGCGTCATAAGGAAGTGAAGAAAGAAAATGTTAATGTTAATGATTGCATGGATCGCGCTTTGCGGCTTGTAAGAGACGAGCTTCGTATTAAACGTGTGAATTGGGATTTTGAGCGTGAAGAGAACCTTCCTAAAGTGCATGCTGATGCAGTGCATCTCCAGGAAACATTTATGAACATTATTATTAACGCGCTAGAAGCCATGGGAGATTTGCCTAGAGGAGAAAAGCGATATATCAAGATGATTTCTGGATTTGACTCTTCAGCCAATGAGGTTTTTGTTATTTTTGAGAATACAGGGTCGACCTTAACGGATGACCAGATGAAATATGTTTTTGAGCCATTTGTATCTAATCGAGAAAAAGGAACAGGGATCGGTCTTGCGCTATGTCGAGATTTAATTGCAGATCACGGCGGTATTATTAGTGTTGAGAATATGGAAGGAAAACAAAAAGGTGTGCGTTTTTATTTGCGTTTTCCTGTTTCTAGTTCGTAA
- the lpdA gene encoding dihydrolipoyl dehydrogenase: MQQAQLFIIGAGPAGYTAAFLAADKGLKVTLIDSSGKLGGTCLHHGCIPSKALLHVAKIISTGKEASNLGVTFNAPSLDLEKIASFKNKVITQLNGGLNLLLKKRGITLIEGIASFLNETSLEIKTPDKTITLSFEKCIIATGSLPANPFADAQKDDRVIFSKQALELKTIPKKLLIIGGGYVGLEMATIYSSFGSEVTVCEIAPTLLPGGDQDAIAVLSKKLSKTLSNIHASTAVESYQKTDQGILVVFNGPQENIFEDTFDQVLIAAGRIPNTKNLNLSNANISLNENGFIEIDKKNQTPTKNIYAIGDVSGGLLLAHKASDEAHRIIELISNPSYEQAPRTIPCVIFTDPEIAWCGVTEVEAKEKNMEIKISKIPMLTNGRALGINQRDGFIKLIFDSKLGNIIGAVVVGPEAGELIGSINLAIQNQLTTRQFAETVFPHPSLSETLKECAQSFLGTSAHFVTN; encoded by the coding sequence ATGCAACAAGCACAACTCTTTATTATTGGCGCAGGCCCAGCTGGATACACCGCAGCTTTTTTAGCTGCCGATAAAGGCCTAAAAGTCACCCTAATTGACTCAAGCGGAAAACTAGGTGGCACCTGCCTTCATCATGGATGCATCCCATCTAAAGCTCTTTTGCATGTTGCTAAAATTATTTCAACGGGCAAAGAAGCCTCGAATCTAGGCGTTACCTTTAACGCGCCTTCTTTAGATCTTGAAAAAATCGCATCTTTTAAAAACAAAGTTATTACACAGCTAAACGGTGGGCTCAATCTACTGCTTAAAAAACGCGGCATCACTCTGATTGAAGGTATTGCTTCATTTTTAAACGAAACATCACTTGAAATAAAAACACCGGACAAAACAATCACGCTTAGCTTTGAAAAATGTATTATTGCAACAGGTTCTTTACCAGCTAATCCATTTGCTGATGCTCAAAAAGATGATCGTGTTATTTTCTCCAAACAAGCACTAGAATTAAAAACTATTCCTAAAAAACTTCTAATTATCGGCGGTGGATATGTTGGGCTGGAAATGGCAACAATCTATTCAAGCTTCGGCTCAGAAGTAACTGTTTGCGAAATTGCACCAACCCTTTTACCTGGCGGAGATCAAGACGCTATCGCTGTGCTATCTAAAAAGCTTTCAAAAACGTTATCCAATATTCATGCTTCAACCGCTGTTGAAAGCTATCAAAAAACAGACCAAGGTATCTTGGTTGTTTTTAATGGACCGCAAGAAAACATTTTTGAGGATACATTTGATCAAGTTCTCATTGCCGCAGGACGCATCCCAAATACAAAAAATTTAAATCTTTCAAATGCAAACATCTCCCTAAATGAAAACGGTTTCATTGAAATTGATAAAAAAAATCAAACTCCAACTAAAAATATTTACGCCATCGGAGATGTTTCAGGCGGACTTCTTTTAGCGCACAAAGCTTCCGATGAAGCGCATCGCATCATTGAACTCATTTCAAATCCATCTTATGAGCAAGCACCAAGAACAATCCCCTGTGTTATTTTTACAGATCCAGAAATTGCATGGTGTGGCGTAACTGAAGTCGAAGCTAAAGAAAAAAATATGGAAATAAAAATATCTAAGATTCCAATGCTGACCAACGGCCGCGCACTTGGCATTAATCAGAGAGATGGATTTATAAAATTAATCTTTGATTCTAAGCTTGGAAATATCATAGGAGCTGTTGTGGTTGGCCCTGAGGCAGGAGAACTTATTGGCTCAATCAATCTAGCCATTCAAAATCAATTAACAACAAGGCAATTTGCCGAGACTGTCTTTCCTCATCCATCACTATCAGAAACATTAAAAGAATGCGCCCAAAGCTTTCTAGGCACCAGCGCTCATTTTGTTACGAACTAG